The following are encoded in a window of Longimicrobiaceae bacterium genomic DNA:
- a CDS encoding putative glycoside hydrolase: MKHPSRTSTSRVPLVCGALLLALGACGDAPARGGAEVADTRVAEPDPAALAEQARADSLARWRERFGNRVPRPDSVRALYVNGWAAGRRGGMRDLIRIADETEINAFVIDVKESDTFLVHDSTGVALAKEIGADQRPASKWLPALIDTLQAHGIYPIARIVVFKDRMLAEKRPDLAIRHANGGVWKDQNGKPWVNPYDRTVWDYNVEIAREALDMGFSEVQWDYVRFPDVVESLRRTMVFPGSNGVSREDNIASFIRYSKERLREYQVPVTADVFGLITHLEGDAGIGQNWEKVIQEADVVLPMVYPSHYYTGFYGFGHPAAHPYEVIRISMQDGVERAEHLRRQGKQVAEIMPWLEAQTASWIQPTVEYGPAELRQQIQATYDSGLKSWTLWNPRSQYDRYLPAFRPQGGGPSPLERSGWKPKEWKVPRGRLSPVIRAREAAERAAADSARPAQPAAGGR, from the coding sequence GTGAAGCACCCCTCCCGCACCTCGACCTCCCGCGTTCCGCTCGTGTGCGGGGCCCTGCTGCTGGCGCTCGGCGCCTGCGGCGACGCGCCCGCCCGGGGCGGCGCCGAGGTGGCCGACACCCGCGTCGCGGAGCCGGATCCGGCGGCGCTCGCGGAGCAGGCGCGGGCGGACAGCCTGGCCCGCTGGCGGGAGCGGTTCGGGAACCGCGTGCCCCGGCCGGACTCGGTGCGGGCGCTGTACGTGAACGGCTGGGCGGCGGGGCGGCGCGGCGGGATGCGCGACCTGATCCGGATCGCGGACGAGACGGAGATCAACGCCTTCGTCATCGACGTGAAGGAATCGGACACCTTCCTCGTGCACGACTCCACCGGGGTCGCCCTGGCGAAGGAGATCGGCGCGGACCAGCGCCCCGCCTCGAAGTGGCTCCCCGCGCTGATCGACACCCTGCAGGCGCACGGGATCTACCCCATCGCCCGGATCGTGGTGTTCAAGGACCGGATGCTGGCGGAGAAGCGCCCGGACCTGGCGATCCGCCACGCGAACGGCGGGGTGTGGAAGGACCAGAACGGGAAGCCGTGGGTGAACCCGTACGACCGGACCGTCTGGGACTACAACGTCGAAATCGCCCGCGAGGCGCTGGACATGGGCTTCTCCGAGGTCCAGTGGGACTACGTGCGCTTCCCGGACGTGGTGGAGAGCCTCCGCCGGACCATGGTCTTCCCCGGCTCCAACGGGGTGTCGCGCGAGGACAACATCGCGAGCTTCATCCGCTACTCGAAGGAGCGGCTCCGGGAGTACCAGGTCCCCGTGACGGCCGACGTCTTCGGGCTCATCACCCACCTGGAGGGGGACGCGGGGATCGGGCAGAACTGGGAGAAGGTGATCCAGGAGGCCGACGTCGTCCTCCCCATGGTGTACCCGTCGCACTACTACACGGGCTTCTACGGCTTCGGGCACCCCGCCGCGCACCCGTACGAGGTCATCCGCATCTCCATGCAGGACGGCGTCGAGCGCGCGGAGCACCTGCGCCGGCAGGGGAAGCAGGTCGCGGAGATCATGCCCTGGCTGGAGGCGCAGACGGCGTCCTGGATCCAGCCCACGGTGGAGTACGGCCCGGCGGAGCTGCGGCAGCAGATCCAGGCCACGTACGACTCCGGCCTGAAGAGCTGGACGCTGTGGAACCCCCGCTCCCAGTACGACCGCTACCTTCCCGCCTTCCGCCCGCAGGGGGGCGGCCCCTCCCCGCTGGAGCGGAGCGGATGGAAGCCGAAGGAGTGGAAGGTGCCGCGCGGGCGACTCAGCCCTGTGATCCGGGCGCGCGAGGCCGCCGAGCGGGCGGCCGCCGACTCCGCGCGCCCGGCGCAGCCCGCGGCGGGCGGACGGTAG
- a CDS encoding EVE domain-containing protein, with protein MRHWLLKSEPGAYSIEDLRRDGSTFWNGVRNYQARNFMRDEMRLGDPVLFYHSNAEPPGVAGIARVSREGYPDPTALDPESDYFDPKASPEDPRWFMVDVEFVEAFPELVPLDVIRGTPGLAAMPLVNRSRLSVQPVTAEEFETIAALGRGTA; from the coding sequence ATGCGACACTGGCTGTTGAAGAGCGAGCCCGGCGCGTACTCGATCGAGGACCTGCGCCGGGACGGGAGCACCTTCTGGAACGGCGTGCGGAACTACCAGGCGCGCAACTTCATGCGGGACGAGATGCGCCTCGGCGACCCGGTCCTGTTCTACCACAGCAACGCGGAGCCGCCGGGAGTGGCCGGGATCGCCCGGGTCTCGAGGGAGGGATACCCGGACCCCACGGCGCTGGACCCGGAGAGCGACTACTTCGACCCGAAGGCGAGCCCGGAGGACCCGCGCTGGTTCATGGTGGACGTCGAGTTCGTGGAGGCGTTCCCCGAGCTCGTCCCGCTGGACGTGATCCGCGGCACCCCGGGGCTGGCAGCGATGCCGCTCGTGAACCGGAGCCGCCTGTCCGTGCAGCCGGTCACGGCGGAGGAGTTCGAGACCATCGCGGCGCTGGGGCGGGGCACGGCCTGA
- a CDS encoding ATP-binding protein: MPRFSSLSRGLSLRTKVFFLFAGAALLIVVPTLVLIARAVEARVYERAVGELARADTALASNWRDRGEVLLYDAIARAVAPELREAWLEGDERRMGRVLRSRLDRDRIVLAADTAGNVLVGPEVEIGALDSLRTAADGTVVTFPQEGGAPIRLALWVAATDSGVAGVVGVGTRLGASALRDWKKDVTGPADIALMVGDSLIASTLPDSVHEELLERDLGRVRAGSIGREKLGGDSYQFMAVSLPTHGTAVTVLLFRPITNELRIATGIRSSLLGVGFAALILALVLALVVARIVSRPAQVLVEASSRLARGDYRAPLPPPSGDEIGVLTRAFAEMRSAIAEREARLRSAQAEMIHREKLAAMGRLVAQLSHEINNPIYNIQNCLEALERRGDPNDPNREFLLLAQEELSRMAALTRRMLEHSRPLSDAAAPLKLNTTVQRVLALAAPELADRGVKVEAWLERRLPPVVAHPDAIQQVLANLVNNAMDAMPGGGVLRVSTRVDADAVEVSVEDTGSGITEEQLPHIFEAFYTTKPGVRGLGLGLFVSEGIIRGHRGRIVVESRPGEGSRFTVRLPRETLDETLAVGEREEEASAVVG, from the coding sequence TTGCCCAGGTTCAGCAGCCTCTCGCGGGGCCTCTCGCTCCGGACCAAGGTCTTCTTCCTGTTCGCCGGGGCCGCGCTCCTGATCGTGGTCCCCACGCTGGTGCTCATCGCGCGGGCCGTGGAGGCGCGCGTGTACGAGCGCGCGGTCGGGGAGCTGGCGCGCGCCGACACCGCCCTCGCCAGCAACTGGCGGGACCGCGGGGAGGTCCTGCTCTACGACGCCATCGCCCGGGCGGTCGCACCGGAGCTGAGGGAGGCGTGGCTGGAGGGGGACGAGCGCCGCATGGGCCGGGTCCTGCGGAGCCGCCTGGACCGCGACCGGATCGTCCTCGCGGCCGACACGGCCGGGAACGTCCTGGTGGGGCCGGAGGTGGAGATCGGGGCCCTGGATTCGCTCCGCACCGCGGCCGACGGGACGGTGGTGACCTTTCCGCAGGAGGGCGGCGCGCCCATCCGCCTGGCGCTGTGGGTGGCGGCCACGGACAGCGGGGTGGCGGGGGTGGTGGGGGTCGGGACGCGGCTGGGCGCCTCCGCGCTCCGGGACTGGAAGAAGGACGTCACCGGTCCGGCGGACATCGCGCTCATGGTGGGCGACTCGCTGATCGCCAGCACGCTCCCGGACAGCGTCCACGAAGAGCTCCTGGAGCGGGACCTCGGGCGGGTGCGCGCCGGGAGCATCGGCCGTGAAAAGCTCGGGGGCGACTCATACCAGTTCATGGCGGTCTCGCTCCCCACCCATGGAACGGCCGTCACGGTGCTCCTCTTCCGCCCCATCACCAACGAGCTGCGCATCGCCACGGGGATCCGGAGCTCGCTCCTGGGCGTGGGGTTCGCGGCGCTGATCCTGGCGCTGGTGCTGGCCCTGGTGGTGGCGCGGATCGTTTCCCGGCCGGCGCAGGTGCTGGTGGAGGCGTCCAGCCGGCTGGCGCGCGGCGACTACCGCGCACCGCTCCCGCCGCCGTCGGGAGACGAGATCGGGGTGCTCACCCGCGCCTTCGCCGAGATGCGCTCCGCCATCGCGGAGCGCGAGGCCCGGCTCCGCTCCGCCCAGGCGGAGATGATCCACCGGGAGAAGCTGGCCGCCATGGGGCGGCTGGTGGCGCAGCTCTCCCACGAGATCAACAACCCCATCTACAACATCCAGAACTGCCTGGAGGCCCTGGAGCGGCGCGGCGACCCCAACGACCCCAACCGGGAGTTCCTTCTCCTGGCGCAGGAGGAGCTGTCCCGCATGGCGGCGCTGACCCGGCGGATGCTGGAACACAGCCGCCCGCTCTCGGACGCCGCCGCTCCCCTGAAGCTGAACACCACGGTGCAGCGGGTCCTCGCGCTCGCCGCGCCGGAGCTGGCGGATCGCGGAGTGAAGGTGGAGGCCTGGCTGGAGCGGCGGCTCCCCCCGGTCGTGGCGCACCCGGACGCGATCCAGCAGGTGCTCGCCAACCTGGTGAACAACGCCATGGACGCCATGCCGGGCGGGGGCGTGCTGCGCGTCTCCACCCGCGTGGACGCTGACGCGGTGGAGGTCTCGGTGGAGGACACCGGGAGCGGGATCACCGAGGAGCAGCTCCCGCACATCTTCGAGGCGTTCTACACCACCAAGCCCGGCGTCCGGGGCCTGGGCCTGGGGCTGTTCGTCTCCGAGGGGATCATCCGCGGGCACCGGGGGCGGATCGTGGTGGAGAGCCGGCCCGGCGAGGGGAGCCGGTTCACGGTGCGGCTGCCGCGGGAGACGCTGGACGAGACGCTGGCGGTGGGGGAGAGGGAGGAGGAGGCGTCGGCGGTGGTGGGGTGA
- a CDS encoding Rad52/Rad22 family DNA repair protein: MSEIDFSALQDFFAADEIEWRLQQAGEKNGKVWAISVPYVTNRAIMQRLDDTVGPGRWRNEFRPGPGGGVLCGISIKVDGEWVTKWDGAENTDIEEVKGGLSGAMKRAAVQWGIGRYLYRLDETFVQVGENGKLRGKTKDGKPFKWDPPQLPAWALPKKAAPAASKKKDNLARLRQEHEAMLEFVRAVGQRVEDEREAEVAGKKQNLKNFIRENWTEMKEQVRLTRTVVEALEEATGVHFGREAA, encoded by the coding sequence ATGAGCGAGATCGACTTCAGCGCGCTGCAGGACTTCTTCGCCGCCGACGAGATCGAGTGGCGCCTCCAGCAGGCGGGAGAGAAGAACGGGAAGGTGTGGGCGATCAGCGTCCCCTACGTCACCAACCGGGCCATCATGCAGCGCCTGGACGACACGGTGGGCCCGGGGCGCTGGCGCAACGAGTTCCGCCCCGGCCCCGGCGGCGGAGTGCTGTGCGGCATCTCCATCAAGGTGGACGGCGAGTGGGTCACCAAGTGGGACGGCGCCGAGAACACGGACATCGAGGAAGTAAAGGGCGGTCTCTCCGGCGCCATGAAGCGCGCCGCCGTGCAGTGGGGGATCGGGCGCTACCTGTACCGCCTGGACGAGACCTTCGTCCAGGTCGGCGAGAACGGGAAGCTCCGCGGCAAGACCAAGGACGGCAAGCCGTTCAAGTGGGACCCGCCGCAGCTCCCCGCCTGGGCGCTCCCGAAGAAGGCCGCCCCCGCCGCCTCGAAGAAGAAGGACAACCTGGCGCGCCTCCGGCAGGAGCACGAGGCCATGCTGGAGTTCGTCCGGGCGGTCGGCCAGCGCGTGGAGGACGAGCGGGAGGCGGAGGTCGCCGGGAAGAAGCAGAACCTCAAGAACTTCATCCGCGAGAACTGGACGGAGATGAAGGAGCAGGTGCGGCTCACCCGCACCGTGGTCGAGGCTCTGGAGGAGGCGACCGGGGTCCACTTCGGGCGGGAGGCCGCCTGA
- a CDS encoding tetratricopeptide repeat protein, producing the protein MKRSQREAALRGSTHLLRLSLPAVRSNGSFEGADILGESGAGPAAVLYQVYRSVMAWALTPAAEHSGLFAPGAGDETRHRVAEAEVPRELVPALETVCELLDDPAGADPGRISEACLRIGEWADSRGDTPATALRFLQAAATCSPNDARVAYRAGCAARRRAVWDVAELWFRHASAVSRRKRDWEAHATAYAGLGNSYYRQGRYLPAEREHLKALRIARRHGLRDLQGGAYHDLFAVTAGLGNVAKAEEYGRSAFRAYGSDHKAIPALAHDLGYFWITQGEHQRALPVFQALRPHFRDAETRMRVLATLVHAAGGAREAAVFREAWTEAWDLTSKLEESTALTTSLLEMAYGAVKLSEWDLAHSAAVRALGRAGARGEIDVIVPAEQVLSSICTLRGQVQSPASPTRVSEADEFAADLVSSLVASTATV; encoded by the coding sequence ATGAAGCGTTCCCAGCGCGAAGCCGCCCTGCGCGGCTCTACTCACCTCCTGCGCCTCTCCCTCCCGGCCGTACGTTCGAATGGATCCTTCGAGGGCGCCGACATCCTTGGCGAGAGCGGCGCCGGCCCGGCGGCCGTCCTCTACCAGGTGTACCGGAGCGTCATGGCCTGGGCGCTGACCCCGGCCGCCGAGCACTCCGGCCTCTTCGCTCCCGGCGCGGGCGACGAGACCCGGCACCGTGTGGCCGAGGCGGAGGTGCCCCGGGAGCTGGTCCCGGCGCTCGAGACGGTCTGCGAGCTGCTGGACGATCCGGCGGGAGCCGACCCGGGCCGGATCTCCGAGGCGTGCCTGCGGATCGGCGAGTGGGCCGATTCCCGTGGCGACACCCCGGCTACGGCGCTCCGGTTCCTGCAGGCCGCCGCGACGTGCTCGCCCAACGACGCCCGGGTGGCGTACCGAGCGGGGTGCGCCGCCCGCCGACGTGCAGTGTGGGACGTGGCTGAGCTCTGGTTCCGCCACGCGAGTGCCGTGAGCCGCCGGAAGCGCGACTGGGAGGCGCATGCGACGGCGTACGCGGGCCTCGGCAACAGCTACTACCGACAGGGCCGGTACCTCCCCGCAGAGCGCGAGCACCTCAAAGCATTGCGGATCGCTCGGCGCCACGGACTGCGCGATTTGCAGGGCGGCGCGTACCACGACCTGTTTGCGGTGACGGCTGGGCTTGGAAACGTGGCGAAAGCGGAAGAGTACGGGAGATCTGCGTTCCGGGCCTACGGTTCCGACCACAAAGCCATCCCCGCTCTTGCGCACGATCTCGGGTACTTCTGGATCACGCAGGGCGAGCACCAGCGGGCACTTCCTGTGTTCCAGGCTCTGCGTCCACACTTCCGGGATGCTGAGACTCGAATGCGGGTTCTTGCTACCCTCGTTCACGCAGCGGGTGGAGCCCGTGAGGCGGCGGTCTTTCGTGAGGCATGGACCGAAGCCTGGGATCTCACGTCGAAGTTGGAGGAGTCGACCGCACTAACTACATCCCTGTTGGAGATGGCCTATGGCGCGGTCAAACTATCGGAATGGGACTTGGCCCATAGCGCCGCGGTTCGTGCGCTGGGCCGGGCCGGTGCACGTGGGGAGATTGACGTCATCGTTCCCGCCGAACAGGTCCTCAGCTCGATCTGCACCCTTCGGGGACAGGTTCAGAGCCCCGCATCGCCGACCCGCGTTAGTGAGGCTGATGAATTTGCTGCGGATCTCGTGAGTTCGCTCGTCGCTTCGACAGCGACGGTGTGA
- a CDS encoding helix-turn-helix domain-containing protein yields the protein MRRASRPLLLLHPDSDFRNQVLQAGSDFAFWSVSEWEPLRDAIRGAPPTVVVVVDPYVGGTGGRLAPQLTELLQEFPWAGVVAAFRPRPGSEEDVQALAGLGISEIVLIGVEDTPQAIRRILRQAQGRYLKQLLKRILPSYVSGKGRVILMASAEAISAGGHTPDLARALSVATKTLARWCEKSYLPPPRRLLAWIRVLLASELLDDRARTVSSVARACGYTSDTALRRALIDFAGMGPTDLREAGAFDTASRAFLAELQRLREKGRLRRRRSRARSDAAPG from the coding sequence ATGCGCCGTGCCTCGCGCCCGCTCCTCCTGCTGCATCCGGACAGCGATTTTCGCAACCAGGTCCTCCAGGCGGGCTCGGACTTCGCCTTCTGGTCGGTTTCGGAGTGGGAGCCGCTGCGGGACGCCATCCGCGGCGCGCCTCCCACCGTGGTCGTCGTCGTGGATCCCTACGTCGGGGGAACGGGGGGGCGGCTCGCACCGCAGCTCACCGAGCTGCTGCAGGAGTTTCCCTGGGCCGGGGTGGTCGCGGCGTTCCGTCCGCGCCCGGGTTCGGAGGAGGACGTGCAGGCACTGGCCGGGCTCGGGATCTCGGAGATCGTGCTGATCGGCGTGGAGGACACCCCCCAGGCCATCCGGCGCATCCTCAGGCAGGCGCAGGGCCGGTACCTGAAGCAGCTGCTGAAGCGGATCCTCCCCTCCTACGTCTCCGGGAAGGGGCGGGTCATCCTCATGGCATCCGCCGAGGCGATCTCCGCGGGGGGGCACACGCCCGACCTGGCCCGGGCGCTGTCCGTGGCGACCAAGACGTTGGCCCGGTGGTGCGAGAAGTCCTACCTTCCGCCGCCGCGCCGGCTCCTCGCATGGATCCGCGTGCTCCTCGCCTCCGAGCTGCTGGACGACCGGGCGCGCACGGTGTCCAGCGTGGCCCGCGCGTGCGGATACACCTCAGACACCGCGCTGCGGCGGGCGCTGATCGACTTCGCGGGAATGGGGCCGACCGACCTGCGCGAGGCCGGCGCGTTCGACACGGCCTCGCGGGCGTTCCTGGCGGAGCTGCAGAGGCTGCGGGAGAAGGGACGGCTGCGCAGGCGGCGCAGCCGCGCCCGGAGCGACGCCGCACCCGGCTGA
- a CDS encoding sigma-54 dependent transcriptional regulator — translation MADTPHILIIDDDRAFRVGTGALLADEGYAVDAAPGGEEGLERLRSDAYDLVLLDLKMEGRTGLSVLDELRRGGNDVPVLMLTGFATVDSAVQALKLGADDYVTKPCDNSVLRSKIRTILARRQPVLGEGAARIIATGSRMKEVHRAIARVAPTESTVLLRGATGTGKELVARAIHEESGRRGKAFVAVNCSALAEGLLESELFGHARGAFTGAVADRKGLFEEASGGTLFLDEIGDVSPGMQARLLRVLQEREVTRVGTARAVPVDVRVIAATHQDLEARVEEGRFRADLYFRLKVFQIRIPDLRDRPEDIPALAAAAVARWNERVTNPTRRITGLSDEATEILRAYDWPGNVRELMAAVEHACIVCDGNRILACHVPEEVREGASAERKAEPEERAASANGETSRRYQAPAGPDEEREAIRQALEDAEGNRTRAAAALGMGRTTLWQKLKEYGL, via the coding sequence ATGGCAGACACGCCGCATATCCTGATCATAGACGACGACCGCGCGTTCCGCGTGGGGACCGGGGCCCTGCTGGCGGACGAGGGGTACGCGGTGGACGCGGCTCCGGGCGGGGAGGAGGGGCTGGAGCGGCTGCGCTCCGACGCGTACGACCTGGTCCTCCTGGACCTCAAGATGGAGGGGCGCACCGGGCTCTCCGTGCTGGACGAGCTGCGGCGCGGCGGGAACGACGTGCCGGTGCTGATGCTCACCGGCTTCGCCACGGTGGACTCGGCGGTGCAGGCGCTCAAGCTGGGCGCGGACGACTACGTCACCAAGCCGTGCGACAACTCGGTGCTCCGCTCCAAGATCCGCACCATCCTCGCGCGGCGGCAGCCGGTGCTGGGTGAGGGCGCGGCCCGGATCATCGCCACCGGGAGCCGGATGAAGGAGGTGCACCGCGCCATCGCGCGCGTGGCGCCCACCGAGTCCACGGTGCTCCTGCGCGGCGCCACGGGGACGGGGAAGGAGCTGGTGGCGCGCGCCATCCACGAGGAGAGCGGGCGCCGCGGCAAGGCCTTCGTGGCGGTGAACTGCTCCGCCCTGGCCGAGGGGCTGCTGGAATCGGAGCTGTTCGGGCACGCGCGGGGAGCGTTCACCGGCGCGGTGGCCGACCGCAAGGGGCTCTTCGAGGAGGCGAGCGGAGGGACGCTCTTCCTGGACGAGATCGGCGACGTCAGCCCCGGGATGCAGGCGCGCCTCCTCCGCGTCCTCCAGGAGCGCGAGGTCACCCGCGTGGGGACGGCCCGCGCCGTCCCCGTGGACGTGCGGGTGATCGCCGCCACCCACCAGGACCTGGAGGCCCGGGTGGAGGAGGGGAGGTTCCGCGCGGACCTGTACTTCCGGCTCAAGGTCTTCCAGATCCGCATCCCCGACCTCCGGGACCGGCCGGAGGACATCCCGGCCCTCGCCGCCGCGGCGGTGGCGCGCTGGAACGAGCGGGTCACCAACCCCACCCGACGGATCACCGGCCTGTCCGACGAGGCCACGGAGATCCTGCGGGCGTACGACTGGCCGGGGAACGTCCGTGAGCTGATGGCCGCGGTGGAGCACGCCTGCATCGTCTGCGACGGCAACCGCATCCTCGCCTGCCACGTCCCCGAGGAGGTGCGCGAGGGGGCGTCCGCCGAGCGCAAGGCCGAGCCGGAGGAGCGGGCCGCCTCCGCCAACGGTGAGACCTCGCGCCGCTACCAGGCGCCGGCGGGGCCGGACGAGGAGCGCGAGGCGATCCGGCAGGCGCTCGAAGACGCGGAGGGGAACCGCACCCGGGCGGCGGCGGCGCTGGGGATGGGCCGGACCACCCTCTGGCAGAAGCTCAAGGAGTACGGTCTTTAA